From a single Papaver somniferum cultivar HN1 unplaced genomic scaffold, ASM357369v1 unplaced-scaffold_19, whole genome shotgun sequence genomic region:
- the LOC113338565 gene encoding uncharacterized protein LOC113338565, producing MTQAPFLALPDFNKPFTLDTDACSRGVGALLLQENMPITFFSKPLGPKALALSTYEKEFLAIVMAVQKWKHYLGHNQFVINTDHQSLKYLMEQKLSSAFLQKWLVKLMGFDYVIRYKKSKDNQVVDELSRLPHASCFSLSLYQPQWSSDIISSYDSDTVAQNLITQLLISPTLQHYTYLQGILRFKGRLYIGSGNAIRSSILQSVHSSVVGGHSGIACNNHRLPKLDFSHLYGINPRGWLQKSERYFQLNDIEEHKKVDIAAIYLEGKAEKWFLNFQVNRPRITWTDLSKHLCARFENPIEENFVGSFNKLVQTNRVDEYYEEFESLKALMLDMNPTLIETYFVMSIPSFLKDEIGKYVSMFPPQTLAAAFSLARLQEQKLSSVTHLPKSYTKPFNSPFISNKQFQFKNFSHRPAPTSPKSAPMTLKSSFHNHSKPTPTTTTIKKLTQEEMKKIRAQGLCYNCDEVYRKGHFCKGKKKIFMLQVENSESQETEEEEDIFEEAVDSPVRPDLDISLHALNGNATGDTIRIPGVLNNHKVSILIDSGSTTSFIDSALATSLQCNIDSTAPMKVTVANGEYTLIHGICTQLQWSMHVHTFVENLRLLPLGGCDIVLGADWFKTLGDVLFNFSKPSISFKYKGKKITLQGVGKQTSLLQMSGEVVNKFLSSSSHGLLGHLFSISTPTSPPTTPDILLPLLHEFDDIFQEPTQLPPQRNLDHKIPLQPNLAPINLRDYKCPYIKKGVVEQLVQEMLKSTIIQPSNSPFASPILLLKNKYNTWRFCVDYRKLNSIKVKDKFPIPIIEELLDELNRAIVFTRIDLRDGYHQIRVHLSDIFKTAFRTLQGHYEFKVMPFGLTNSPATFEALMNEIFQPALRKFILVFFDDIIIYNKRMTEHLEHLSWPTPSILKELRGFLGLTGYDKKFVRNYGAISKPLTDLLKKNSFNWTSAATSAFEQLKQAMSTTPILVLPDFTKPFVVESDASDSCIGAVLLQDGKPIAYFSKPLGPGARALSTYEKEFLAIVLAVQIWRHYLQGAKITTPLQQRYLIKLLGFDYVVRYKKEVENIVADALSRRPPDSAHCNLLAASTPAWAQEVLSSDTGDEKAQGIISKLLLSPSSVENFTYKEGILRYQTKLYIGTGGTNRQALLHSLHNSVMGGHSGIQATYARAKAHFYWQGLKKDVLLFVYEYDECQRNKSDTTSSAGLLQPLPIPDYAWKHITMDFVDGIPTSNKKNVILVVVYRITKYAHFIALHHPYSASSVAQVFLNHIFKLHGLPASIVSDRDKVFTGNFWTYLFKSLGTSLNLSSAYHPQTVGQTERVNACLENYLRCVSCHKPSSWRNWLFLAKWWYNTSFHRGLKMSPFQALYVYLPPHLAFPSNATTSVDAVEAYLKSRDTMLDIIKESLHQA from the exons ATGACTCAAGCGCCATTTTTAGCTTTGCCTGATTTCAATAAGCCCTTTACATTGGATACTGATGCATGCTCACGGGGTGTTGGTGCATTACTTCTACAAGAAAACATGCCAATTACATTTTTCAGTAAACCTTTAGGTCCAAAAGCATTGGCCTTGTCTACATATGAAAAGGAGTTCTTAGCCATTGTAATGGCAGTTCAGAAATGGAAACATTATCTCGGCCACAATCAATTTGTGATCAACACAGACCACCAAAGCTTAAAGTACCTTATGGAGCAGAAACTCTCTTCAGCATTTCTACAAAAATGGCTAGTCAAGCTCATGGGTTTTGATTATGTCATCCGCTATAAGAAAAGCAAAGACAATCAAGTTGTTGATGAACTCTCCAGGTTACCACATGCTTCTTGTTTTTCATTATCCTTATATCAACCTCAGTGGTCTAGTGATATTATCTCCAGCTATGATTCAGATACTGTGGCCCAAAACCTAATTACTCAGCTTCTTATCTCTCCAACTCTGCAACATTATACTTACCTACAAGGGATATTGAGGTTTAAGGGGAGGTTGTACATTGGTTCAGGTAATGCCATTAGATCCTCTATATTACAATCAGTACACTCTTCTGTTGTGGGAGGCCATTCTGGCATTGCAT GTAATAATCATCGTCTTCCAAAGCTTGATTTTTCACATTTGTATGGTATTAATCCTAGAGGTTGGCTCCAGAAGAGCGAAAGATATTTTCAATTGAATGATATTGAGGAACATAAGAAAGTTGATATTGCTGCAATTTATTTAGAAGGAAAAGCAGAAAAATGGTTTCTCAATTTTCAGGTGAATCGACCACGTATTACTTGGACAGATTTATCCAAACACTTATGTGCTCGATTTGAAAATCCTATAGAAGAAAACTTTGTAGGTAGTTTCAATAAATTAGTTCAAACCAACAGAGTTGATGAATACTATGAGGAATTTGAATCTCTTAAAGCCTTAATGCTAGATATGAACCCTACACTTATAGAAACCTACTTTGTAATGAGTATTCCTAGTTTCCTAAAGGATGAGATAGGGAAATATGTCTCTATGTTTCCTCCACAAACATTAGCTGCtgctttttcattagctagattACAAGAGCAGAAACTCAGTTCAGTGACCCACCTCCCTAAATCTTATACTAAACCCTTTAATTCACCTTTCATCTCAAACAAACAATTCCAATTTAAAAATTTCTCTCATAGGCCAGCTCCTACATCTCCTAAATCTGCCCCTATGACTCTCAAATCTTCCTTTCACAACCATTCCAAACCTACACCCACCACCACAACAATTAAAAAGCTGACACAGgaagagatgaaaaaaataagAGCTCAAGGTTTATGTTACAATTGTGATGAGGTGTATAGGAAAGGTCATTTTtgtaaaggaaagaagaagatctTTATGCTCCAGGTTGAAAATTCTGAATCACAAGAGactgaagaggaagaagacattTTTGAAGAAGCTGTAGATTCACCTGTTCGTCCTGATCTGGATATTTCATTACATGCTTTGAATGGCAATGCCACTGGTGATACTATTAGAATCCCTGGAGTCCTTAACAATCACAAAGTCTCCATACTCATTGATTCAGGCAGCACCACAAGTTTTATTGACAGTGCATTGGCTACTTCCCTCCAGTGCAACATTGACTCAACTGCACCAATGAAAGTCACTGTTGCAAATGGAGAGTACACACTCATCCATGGTATTTGTACACAACTACAATGGAGCATGCATGTCCATACTTTTGTTGAGAATCTACGACTTTTACCATTGGGAGGTTGTGATATTGTCTTAGGTGCAGACTGGTTCAAGACATTGGGTGATGTTCTATTTAACTTTTCAAAACCGAGCATTTCATTTAAGTATAAAGGTAAGAAAATCACCTTACAGGGTGTGGGGAAACAAACTTCTTTACTTCAAATGAGTGGTGAAGTTGTTAATAAATTTCTTTCTAGCTCTTCTCATGGCTTATTGGGGCACTTATTTTCCATTTCTACACCCACTTCACCACCTACAACACCTGATATTCTTTTACCCTTATTACATGAGTTTGATGACATTTTCCAAGAGCCAACTCAATTGCCTCCACAAAGAAACTTGGACCATAAAATTCCCTTGCAACCTAATTTAGCACCTATAAACCTTAGAGATTACAAGTGCCCCTACATTAAGAAAGGTGTGGTGGAACAATTGGTTCAAGAAATGTTAAAGTCTACCATCATCCAGCCAAGCAATAGTCCTTTTgcatcacctatacttctattaAAGAATAAATACAAcacatggagattttgtgttgactaTAGAAAACTCAACAGCATTAAAGTCAAGGACAAGTTTCCCATTCCAATTATTGAGGAATTATTGGATGAATTGAATAGAGCTATTGTCTTCACCAGAATTGACTTGAGAGATGGATATCATCAAATCAGAGTGCATCTCTCAGACATTTTCAAAACTGCCTTCAGAACACTTCAAGGCCATTATGAATTTAAAGTGATGCCATTTGGCCTTACTAATTCCCCAGCCACTTTTGAAGCCTTAATGAATGAAATATTTCAACCTGCCTTGCGGAAATTTATACTggtattttttgatgatattatCATATACAACAAGAGAATGACTGAGCACTTGGAGCATCTCAG TTGGCCTACACCCTCTATACTCAAAGAGTTGAGGGGATTCCTTGGGCTTACAGGATACGATAAGAAGTTTGTCAGGAATTATGGAGCAATCAGTAAACCACTTACTGATCTTCTCAAGAAGAACTCCTTCAATTGGACTTCAGCAGCCACTTCAGCTTTTGAGCAACTCAAGCAGGCCATGTCAACAACTCCAATATTGGTCTTACCTGACTTCACTAAGCCCTTTGTGGTTGAAAGTGATGCTAGTGACTCATGTATTGGAGCTGTATTACTCCAAGATGGAAAGCCAATTGCTTACTTTAGCAAACCCTTGGGTCCAGGAGCTAGAGCATTATCCACATATGAAAAGGAGTTTCTAGCCATTGTCCTAGCAGTTCAGATATGGAGACATTACTTACAGGGAGCTAA GATTACTACACCATTACAGCAAAGATACTTAATCAAACTGTTGGGATTTGATTATGTCGTCCGATATAAAAAAGAAGTTGAAAATATAGTGGCAGATGCACTTTCTAGAAGACCTCCTGATTCAGCTCATTGTAATTTATTGGCTGCCTCTACACCAGCATGGGCTCAAGAAGTACTTTCCAGTGACACTGGTGATGAGAAAGCTCAGGGCATAATTTCTAAACTTCTCCTCAGTCCTTCTAGTGTTGAAAACTTCACCTACAAGGAGGGCATATTGAGGTACCAAACAAAACTCTATATTGGTACTGGTGGCACAAATAGGCAAGCACTATTACATTCTCTACATAATTCTGTTATGGGAGGGCATTCTGGTATTCAAGCTACATATGCAAGAGCCAAAGCACATTTTTACTGGCAAGGCCTCAAAAAGGATGTTTTACTCTTTGTGTATGAATATGATGAATGTCAAAGGAACAAGAGCGACACTACAAGCTCTGCTGGCCTTCTCCAACCTCTCCCTATACCAGATTATGCTTGGAAACATATAACAATGGACTTCGTTGATGGTATACCAACAAGCAACAAGAAGAATGTCATCCTAGTTGTGGTATACAGAATCACTAAGTATGCTCATTTTATTGCACTACATCACCCATACTCTGCTTCTTCTGTGGCCCAAGTTTTTCTCAATCATATTTTCAAGCTACATGGGTTGCCTGCCTCAATTGTGTCAGATAGGGACAAGGTGTTTACAGGCAACTTCTGGACTTATTTATTCAAGTCCTTGGGCACAAGCTTGAACTTAAGCTCTGCTTATCACCCTCAAACTGTTGGCCAGACTGAGAGGGTGAATGCTTGCTTGGAAAATTATTTAAGATGTGTATCATGTCATAAACCAAGCAGCTGGAGAAATTGGTTGTTCCTTGCTAAGTGGTGGTACAACACCAGCTTCCATAGGGGTCTCAAAATGTCTCCATTTCAAGCTTTGTATGTTTATTTACCTCCCCATCTAGCATTTCCATCTAATGCTACTACTTCAGTGGATGCTGTGGAGGCTTACTTAAAGTCCAGAGACACCATGCTTGACATCATCAAGGAATCACTACATCAAGCATAG
- the LOC113338566 gene encoding uncharacterized protein LOC113338566 codes for MKLYADSSRVERTFQEGDLVYLKLQPYRQDSVSLRRNFKLSSKYYGPFKVLHKVGVVAYKLDLPSHSRIHPVFHVSQLKQHIGMKHNPSPTLPVVDLNSEVIMLPEKVLQTRTVLRGIQHKGDHSFPRRLLQPLPIPDTAWKDISLDFIEGIIRAPTSSLSVSNSYSTSVTTVEDYLHERDLMLQLLKHDLSKAQRRMKFFADQKRSDREFAVGDMVFLKLQPYRKTSVAIRKNFKLSPKYFGPFEVIQRICAVAYKLKLPVGSRIHPIFYVSQLKKKIGLNAATMPQLPQVDHNVHYVIEPLDILDRRLTLRNNSSVPQVLVHWSNSSLEDATWADTVHIQSQFPDFILEDKDA; via the exons ATGAAGCTTTATGCTGACTCTTCAAGAGTGGAGAGAACTTTCCAAGAGGGGGATTTGGTCTACCTCAAACTTCAGCCCTACAGACAAGATTCAGTGTCTCTTAGAAGAAATTTTAAACTATCTTCCAAATACTATGGACCCTTCAAAGTCTTACACAAGGTAGGTGTTGTGGCCTATAAACTGGATCTACCTTCACATTCAAGGATCCATCCAGTCTTCCATGTCTCCCAGTTGAAACAACACATTGGTATGAAACACAATCCCTCTCCTACTCTACCTGTTGTTGATCTCAATAGTGAAGTTATCATGTTGCCAGAGAAGGTGTTACAGACTAGAACAGTGCTTAGAG GGATACAACACAAAGGTGACCACTCATTTCCTAGACGACTTCTACAACCTCTTCCAATCCCTGACACAGCTTGGAAGGACATATCCCTAGACTTCATTGAAG GCATTATACGGGCACCAACCTCCTCACTTAGTGTTTCCAATTCCTACTCTACTTCTGTGACCACTGTTGAAGATTACTTGCATGAAAGGGATCTTATGCTACAACTGCTTAAACATGACCTTTCTAAAGCTCAGAGACGGATGAAGTTCTTCGCAGATCAGAAACGATCAGATAGGGAATTTGCAGTAGGTGACATGGTGTTTCTGAAGCTTCAACCATACAGGAAGACTTCAGTTGCTATTAGGAAGAACTTCAAACTTTCTCCTAAATACTTTGGGCCATTTGAGGTTATCCAACGGATTTGTGCTGTTGCGTATAAGTTGAAGCTACCGGTTGGTTCTCGCATTCACCCTATATTTTATGTGTCCCaactaaagaagaagattggtcTTAATGCTGCAACCATGCCTCAGCTACCTCAAGTTGATCACAATGTCCATTATGTGATTGAACCATTGGATATTCTGGATCGCAGACTTACACTCCGTAATAACTCATCAGTGCCTCAAGTCTTGGTTCATTGGTCTAACTCATCCCTAGAAGATGCAACATGGGCAGACACGGTGCACATCCAGTCTCAGTTCCCtgatttcatccttgaggacaaggatgcttAA